ATAGGATTAAGTGAAACTTGAATTGAGCAACAATGCAACTGGATGTTAAGTTGAGTAAGTAGCAATTTCACAAACTGTCGAGTGCAGACAAAAGTAGGTCTGGCACTCAGCGCAAGTGGGAAACGGGAGGAAAAGAGAGAGATGGCGGTTTTTCTAACGTCAAAATACCATGAAAAGTTGAAAGCTAATACATAGGGAAAACCATAAAATAATGTTACACAGTTTTCTGTAATGACTCGACAAGTTACTTATCAAAAAAGTAATGACCAAATGAGTTCCATAACTTGGTTCTGATAATTGATAAGTTCCTGAGAGCCGGTGGCACACAGTTCAAAACTCGACAGATGATGGGTGATCCTACCCCTACCCTTCTCAACTTAAATAGCAGGCTCTTTTCTGTTGTAGGTGTTGAACTCGTGATGTGAGTCTAACTCAAACATCACATGTTGCGCTATTACACCAAAGCCTGAGGGGCCAGAATTAGTTCCAAAACTGAATGAAGCTAAGGACTGTTTTTACATGATTTGAGACTGCTTACACTCACATGCAGAAAGATTCTAAGGCTAGCATAAGCTTCACAACTATTTTCTTTGACAAGTTGTGAGAGCATGAAATAATTTGGATTCAACCAACTACATGATGGAAGAATGTAAACTAGCTACTTGATCAGCTACTAACCTAGAATTGTAAACTAAAAGCTGAAAGTCGAAGGAGTATTCAATCTATAACTTAAAGGTTTGTCCTTTACTTCATTCACAAAGATCAGAATGCTTTTTTACGCCACACTCAATCAACATATTAAATTCATTTCCAAAAATCTCAACAAAGTAAACCCCTTCTAACCATTAACCAAAGGATTGATGAAATTCAGAAGACTCTTAGATGTCAAACTTGATAATCCCAACTACAGAATATTAAAGTTTCTACAAAAGAATATCAAGTCAGAAAGCTTTTTCAGTCTTAACTTTTTTACTACTGTAGTAGGCAACAAGAAGGTCCGACATGCATTACCGAACAATCTAATAAACTGCCAAAAGGCAACATGACCATGTCAGCCGACTAATGTTTAGTTTGTCTACAGTACTATTTTCCAGTTTATCTCTCTAGGAAAATGGATTACTTCTCTCTCTGCAGATAAAGATGATACACAGGAGGATGAAACACCTTAATGCAGATCATTCATCCACTAAGTGCTAATGAGTCTACAAAAAACCTTTTTTTTCCTAGAGATCAACTTTcctttcaaaagaaataattCAACAAATGAATCAACTGGTCAGTCGTATGGTCCTGGAACTCTATAGTTTATCACTTACTCCGGGTACTACGGGAATCTAGTCAACCTCACCAGGGAAAGTAAGGATTCTTTACTTATTTATCCAAAATCCAGTAatcgaattatacaaacttagTTAACAGTTTTGAAGTACATAATACATTCACATGTAAGCAAAAGAAGTAATACAAGCTACCGATATCAAATGATAGAAGTCGCAACATACCTGCTAAGAAGTACGAAAAGGGTTCCAGTTATTAAAAAGAGGAATGCAACATGGAGAGTCAAAGAGAAGTCACTTGAGGAAAAAGCCAACCCCAACATAACAGCAAGACACACAACAAGCATAAAAAATGCGATCTTTAGCGTATTCCAAGTAGGAGCCTGaatccaaacaaaaaaaatcaactacTTAAATCAATAAATTTAAAGTTGAAGCATGAATCGTAAAGGGGGAAATTGTACAGACGTTGACTCCTGTAGCCAAAGCTCCAACAAGAACTGCTTTTGCTGATGATAATTCTTCTCTGCTTGATTCTTTCGACTCCATATTTGTGATTTTTGAGTGATGGGatctgattttgattttaaactCCAAAAACAGGAAGAATATAATGAAGGAGATTTGGGAATCTCGAGGGGAATACCAGTAAATTGGATCAGTTACACCTCGGCCCAAACTAACTTTGGCCCAACATAAGGTGTTGAGGAATCAAAACTTTGACAAGTGAGATTTGAGTTTTTTGCGTGTTTTAGCTAGGATTATTTTTGTCCAAATTTATTTTGTAGTATGAAAAAGTGgctaaactttaaatattttggtTAAATACCTCGTGTTGCAAGTACCAAATGTTTCTGACAATTTAGGTTATAGAAAAGTCCAGAAACCTTTTCTAAAAGGCGCCAACGTAAAACGAGGCATTTTGCTTGATACAAGatgaaaatatacataaaattgcCTTCATCTTAAAACATTAATCAACAATCAACTAAACTATATTCAAAACTTCTCATCTAAAAAGAccgtcttttaaaaaaaaaatatatatatatatatataactttgctcttaaaaaaaaaaaagacaagcAAAGAAAGAACCTATAGAAGCACCAAACTAGAGTAAGTGATGAAGAATGTTGCACTTTTGCTTTGTAATTTGCATAATGATCATTTTTCCCCCCTTTACCGATGAAAAGTGAAGACAAGGAATAAAATTCGGACCaggaataaa
The sequence above is a segment of the Solanum dulcamara chromosome 11, daSolDulc1.2, whole genome shotgun sequence genome. Coding sequences within it:
- the LOC129873259 gene encoding uncharacterized protein LOC129873259; this translates as MESKESSREELSSAKAVLVGALATGVNAPTWNTLKIAFFMLVVCLAVMLGLAFSSSDFSLTLHVAFLFLITGTLFVLLSRFLAETGFVSIEHQMEEIGLAPRDEDTSKKTS